A region from the Pseudomonas cucumis genome encodes:
- a CDS encoding WD40/YVTN/BNR-like repeat-containing protein produces the protein MNRISQAGSLLLALYLPFATSECLAGPTAVGAPLSTPAMPVPAAQKSVLIDLARAGTRLVAVGERGLVLLSDDNGQSWRQAPVPVSVSLTAVQFVDARNGWAVGHAGVVLVTRDGGEHWTLQLDGARAAQLELDAAKADQATAANPDDALVRVQSAERLVADGADKPFLALEFIDAQHGLIVGAYGLALWTTDGGATWQSLMGHIANPNGMHLYAISHQGARWFLAGEQGYLARSDDDAVSFSQLESPYEGSFFTLQSRADGALLVGGLRGNAFISNDGGASFHHLSVPMPISFNDATRLAGGQVLLVNQGGALFLNGEQNGATLQPLGEPLGKPVSSVIEAADGSLIVAGFTGLQRLAQPSTAASE, from the coding sequence ATGAACAGAATCAGTCAGGCGGGCTCTTTGCTCTTGGCCCTGTATTTGCCCTTCGCCACGAGCGAGTGCCTGGCAGGGCCGACTGCCGTGGGCGCGCCGCTGAGTACCCCGGCCATGCCGGTGCCGGCTGCGCAGAAGAGCGTATTGATCGATCTGGCGCGGGCCGGCACACGTCTGGTGGCCGTGGGCGAGCGCGGCCTCGTGCTGCTCTCCGACGACAATGGGCAAAGCTGGCGTCAGGCCCCGGTACCGGTTTCGGTCAGCCTGACGGCGGTGCAGTTTGTCGATGCGCGTAATGGCTGGGCAGTGGGTCACGCTGGCGTGGTATTGGTCACCCGCGATGGTGGCGAGCACTGGACGCTGCAACTCGACGGTGCGCGTGCGGCTCAGCTCGAACTGGACGCAGCCAAGGCTGACCAGGCCACCGCTGCCAACCCGGATGACGCATTGGTACGTGTACAAAGTGCCGAGCGTCTCGTTGCCGATGGCGCTGACAAACCCTTCCTGGCACTCGAATTCATCGACGCACAACACGGGCTGATCGTCGGTGCCTACGGCCTGGCGCTGTGGACCACGGATGGCGGTGCCACATGGCAGTCGCTGATGGGGCATATCGCCAACCCGAACGGAATGCACTTGTACGCCATCAGTCACCAGGGGGCGCGCTGGTTCCTGGCTGGCGAGCAGGGTTACCTGGCGCGCTCGGATGACGACGCGGTTTCGTTCAGCCAGTTGGAAAGCCCCTATGAAGGTAGTTTCTTCACCTTGCAGAGCCGCGCCGATGGCGCCCTGCTGGTTGGCGGACTGAGGGGCAACGCCTTTATCTCCAATGACGGTGGCGCAAGCTTCCACCACCTGTCTGTCCCTATGCCGATTTCTTTCAACGACGCCACCCGCCTGGCCGGCGGCCAAGTGCTGCTGGTCAACCAGGGTGGCGCGCTGTTTCTCAATGGTGAGCAGAACGGGGCGACGCTGCAGCCATTGGGCGAGCCCTTGGGCAAACCTGTTTCAAGTGTGATCGAGGCCGCCGATGGCAGCTTGATCGTTGCCGGTTTCACCGGGCTGCAGCGTCTTGCGCAGCCATCCACTGCCGCTTCGGAGTGA
- a CDS encoding DUF1302 domain-containing protein, with protein MATRKFAASRRVPFTLTLAASLGLGASAAQAFQIDTGNPDLSLRWDNTLKYSAAWRLKDPSSKLSEGQTALNQNDGDHNFGKGLISNRLDILSEMDIGYHNFGARLSGAAWYDTVYQDRNDNNDAASANQRSVGFDEFTSDTRHLHGGDGELLDAFVYWNGELADRALSVRAGRHGLIWGESLFFGANGIAGAMAPVDVVKAQSVPNTQFKEITRPVNQLSTSYQLTDDMSLGAFYQLEWEETRLPGSGSYFSTSDTIGEGNERLIAGGPFPAFLGGNADSPAAFFHGKDKKARNSGQGGLQLKYTTGTVDYGLYALQYHEKTPALYLKPNATGPDFGTGKIGEYSWVYPEDIRVLGASFATTVGEYSFAGEASTRWNMPLVSSAQAVLPGVEADNNDDALYAVGRTAHVNLNVLASLGPSFIANEASLVGEMAWNRVLSVTKNRAALDPNSTDDGLGFRLVYTPTYRQFFPGVDIGIPMGISYFPMGKSAAVSGFGPDKGGDMNIGVTATYLDQVTVGLTYTHFYGPEDTTLDAANHFNYKQSLKDRDYLAFSVKTTF; from the coding sequence ATGGCTACTCGCAAGTTCGCTGCGTCGCGGCGCGTCCCCTTCACCTTGACCCTTGCGGCCAGCCTGGGGCTTGGCGCTTCGGCGGCCCAGGCCTTTCAGATCGACACCGGCAATCCCGATCTCAGCTTGCGCTGGGACAACACGCTGAAGTACAGCGCGGCCTGGCGCCTGAAAGACCCCAGCAGCAAACTCAGCGAAGGGCAGACGGCGTTGAACCAGAATGACGGCGATCACAACTTCGGCAAGGGGTTGATCTCCAATCGTCTGGATATTCTTTCCGAAATGGACATTGGTTATCACAACTTCGGTGCCCGTCTGAGCGGTGCCGCCTGGTACGACACCGTCTACCAGGACCGCAACGACAACAACGACGCGGCCAGTGCCAACCAACGTTCGGTGGGCTTCGACGAATTCACCAGTGACACTCGTCATCTGCACGGTGGCGATGGCGAACTGCTGGATGCCTTTGTCTACTGGAACGGCGAGCTGGCCGACCGTGCCTTGTCGGTTCGCGCGGGACGCCACGGCCTGATCTGGGGTGAGAGCCTGTTCTTCGGCGCCAACGGCATTGCCGGTGCCATGGCGCCGGTGGACGTGGTCAAGGCGCAATCGGTGCCCAATACCCAGTTCAAGGAAATCACCCGTCCGGTCAACCAGCTATCGACCTCCTACCAACTGACCGATGACATGTCGTTGGGCGCTTTCTACCAGTTGGAGTGGGAAGAAACTCGCTTGCCTGGCTCCGGCAGCTACTTCTCCACCAGCGATACCATCGGCGAAGGTAATGAGCGACTGATCGCTGGCGGGCCATTCCCGGCTTTCCTTGGTGGTAATGCCGATAGCCCGGCAGCGTTCTTCCATGGCAAAGACAAGAAAGCCAGGAACTCCGGCCAAGGCGGTCTGCAGCTCAAATACACTACCGGGACAGTGGATTACGGTCTGTATGCGCTCCAGTATCACGAGAAAACGCCAGCGTTGTATTTGAAACCGAATGCCACCGGGCCTGACTTCGGTACTGGGAAAATCGGTGAATACTCCTGGGTTTATCCCGAAGATATTCGCGTCCTGGGGGCCAGCTTCGCCACCACCGTGGGCGAATACAGCTTTGCCGGTGAGGCATCGACGCGCTGGAACATGCCATTGGTGTCCAGCGCCCAGGCCGTCCTGCCGGGCGTCGAGGCGGACAACAACGATGACGCTCTGTACGCCGTTGGCCGGACGGCCCACGTCAACCTCAATGTGCTGGCATCGCTGGGGCCTTCCTTCATCGCCAATGAAGCCAGTCTGGTCGGGGAGATGGCCTGGAACCGTGTGCTGTCCGTGACCAAGAACCGCGCGGCCCTTGACCCTAACTCCACCGATGACGGTCTGGGCTTCAGATTGGTGTACACGCCTACCTATCGCCAGTTCTTCCCGGGCGTGGATATCGGTATTCCGATGGGCATCAGTTACTTCCCCATGGGCAAGTCGGCCGCGGTCAGCGGGTTCGGCCCGGATAAAGGCGGTGACATGAACATCGGCGTCACCGCGACCTATCTGGACCAAGTGACCGTGGGACTGACTTATACCCACTTCTACGGCCCCGAGGACACCACGCTCGATGCCGCCAACCACTTCAACTACAAGCAGTCGTTGAAAGACCGGGACTACCTGGCTTTCTCCGTCAAGACCACGTTCTAA
- a CDS encoding methyl-accepting chemotaxis protein → MAATAQEVARNAGEASEAVAHADQQAREGDELVRQAGDKIDHLAVEMGGCAEAMRSLLVESAAIGGVLDVIKAVAEQTNLLALNAAIEAARAGEQGRGFAVVADEVRGLARRTQRSTTEIEGLIVRLSAVAQHAAERLQGSHVLSDETVVLAAQASQALARITRAVSSIEQMNQQISAAAEQQSVVAEQVSQSMTRVREVAEGSAREGLQLQVSTADLQQVGGELKAAVGHFRT, encoded by the coding sequence ATGGCCGCCACAGCGCAGGAAGTCGCGCGCAACGCGGGTGAAGCCAGCGAAGCGGTGGCGCATGCCGACCAACAGGCGCGTGAGGGCGACGAACTGGTGCGTCAGGCGGGTGACAAAATTGACCATCTGGCAGTGGAAATGGGTGGTTGCGCTGAAGCCATGCGGTCGCTATTGGTGGAGAGCGCAGCGATTGGAGGCGTGCTCGATGTGATCAAGGCGGTGGCCGAGCAGACCAACCTGTTGGCGCTCAACGCCGCAATCGAGGCCGCGCGTGCTGGCGAGCAGGGTCGTGGCTTTGCCGTGGTCGCCGATGAGGTGCGTGGCCTGGCACGGCGCACACAGCGTTCGACCACGGAAATCGAAGGGCTGATCGTTCGTCTGAGCGCTGTGGCCCAACACGCCGCCGAGCGCTTGCAAGGCAGCCATGTGTTGAGCGATGAAACGGTGGTGCTTGCCGCGCAAGCTTCTCAGGCGCTGGCGCGGATCACCCGGGCGGTGTCCAGCATCGAGCAGATGAACCAGCAGATATCCGCGGCCGCCGAGCAGCAGAGCGTGGTGGCCGAGCAAGTCAGCCAGAGTATGACGCGGGTGCGCGAAGTGGCTGAGGGCAGTGCCAGGGAAGGCCTGCAACTGCAAGTCTCGACGGCCGATTTGCAACAGGTTGGCGGCGAGCTAAAAGCGGCCGTCGGGCACTTCCGCACCTGA
- a CDS encoding LysR family transcriptional regulator yields the protein MRFNHLDLNLLVALDVLLEEQNITRAAERLHMTQSATSGVLGRLRLYFEDELLAQVGRKMQPTPYARELAAPVRQVLLTIQSSITAKPVFDPATSKRHFRLITSDYLISVLFARVIQKISLEAPHITFELLGPGDTSTEMLMRGEADMMIVPEHYLIEGHPSQLLFEEEHVCVVWDGNTLVGDSISLDQYIEMGHVSVIFGRNRQLSVEEWLMSQYGFTRRMEVVTHDFNTLPQLIVGTQRVATMLQRMARLYANYLPLRILQPPVKIPVMREFMLWHRTMEGDPMHRWLRAKISQIINELEQ from the coding sequence ATGCGTTTTAACCACTTGGATCTCAACCTCCTGGTGGCGCTTGATGTGTTACTGGAAGAGCAGAACATCACCCGCGCCGCCGAACGCCTGCACATGACCCAATCCGCCACCAGCGGCGTACTGGGCAGGCTGCGCCTCTACTTCGAAGATGAGCTGCTAGCGCAGGTCGGACGCAAGATGCAGCCCACGCCTTATGCCCGCGAACTGGCGGCGCCGGTGCGCCAGGTACTGCTGACGATCCAGTCCTCGATCACCGCCAAACCGGTGTTCGACCCAGCCACCAGCAAGCGCCATTTTCGCCTGATCACCTCGGACTATCTGATCAGCGTTCTGTTTGCCCGGGTGATCCAGAAAATCTCCCTGGAAGCCCCGCACATCACCTTCGAACTGCTCGGCCCCGGCGACACGTCCACCGAAATGCTGATGCGCGGTGAGGCCGACATGATGATCGTGCCTGAGCACTACCTCATCGAAGGCCACCCATCGCAGCTACTGTTCGAAGAAGAGCATGTTTGCGTCGTGTGGGACGGCAACACACTAGTGGGCGACAGCATCAGCCTCGATCAGTACATCGAGATGGGCCATGTCTCGGTGATTTTTGGCCGCAACCGGCAACTGAGCGTCGAAGAATGGCTGATGAGCCAGTACGGTTTCACCCGTCGCATGGAAGTGGTGACCCACGACTTCAACACCTTGCCGCAGTTGATCGTCGGCACCCAGCGCGTCGCCACCATGCTCCAGCGCATGGCCCGGCTCTACGCCAACTACCTGCCGCTGCGCATCTTGCAGCCGCCGGTGAAAATCCCGGTGATGCGTGAGTTCATGCTCTGGCACCGCACCATGGAGGGGGATCCGATGCACCGTTGGCTGCGGGCGAAAATCAGTCAGATCATCAACGAACTGGAGCAGTAG
- a CDS encoding VOC family protein, whose amino-acid sequence MNIIGLDALIFGVDDIQACTHCLRDYGLLPVDVDSEGGRFEALDGTAVIIRRADDASLPAAIGPAPSIRETVYGVASVADLEAIADELGRDRLVTRGADGSVHSVDDMGFAIGFQISVRRPYSAPADLTNAPGHAPQRPVNQPGINLDMQALPRTLSHVVYFVPDAAKAEAFYKRLGFMTTDTFVGAGPFMRPAGSDDHHCLFMIQTPPHMKGCEHFTFHMGSGTEVLLAGRRFEQQGWTSFWGPGRHLFGSNWFWYFNSPLGCHIEYDADMDKHDDAWQARQAPLSADNSQLFLFTSREKWFPSGPPPKQA is encoded by the coding sequence ATGAACATCATCGGCCTTGATGCCTTGATTTTTGGCGTCGACGACATTCAAGCCTGTACCCATTGCCTGCGTGACTACGGCTTGCTACCTGTCGATGTCGACAGCGAGGGCGGTCGTTTTGAAGCCCTCGACGGCACTGCGGTGATTATCCGTCGTGCAGACGATGCCAGTCTGCCGGCGGCCATCGGGCCTGCCCCCTCGATTCGTGAAACCGTCTATGGCGTGGCCAGCGTGGCTGATCTTGAAGCCATCGCCGATGAGTTGGGGCGCGATCGTCTGGTGACCCGCGGCGCCGATGGCTCCGTGCACAGTGTGGACGACATGGGGTTTGCCATTGGTTTCCAGATCAGTGTGCGGCGCCCGTACAGCGCGCCAGCCGACCTGACCAATGCACCGGGCCATGCCCCCCAGCGCCCGGTCAACCAACCGGGCATCAACCTCGATATGCAGGCCTTGCCGCGAACCCTTTCCCACGTGGTGTATTTCGTGCCGGATGCGGCCAAGGCCGAGGCCTTTTACAAACGCCTGGGTTTCATGACCACCGACACCTTCGTTGGCGCAGGCCCGTTCATGCGTCCGGCCGGTTCCGATGACCACCATTGCTTGTTCATGATCCAGACGCCACCGCACATGAAGGGTTGCGAGCACTTCACCTTTCACATGGGCAGCGGCACGGAAGTGCTGCTGGCCGGGCGCCGCTTCGAGCAGCAAGGCTGGACCAGCTTCTGGGGGCCGGGCCGTCACCTCTTCGGTTCCAACTGGTTCTGGTACTTCAACAGCCCGCTGGGCTGCCACATCGAATACGACGCGGACATGGACAAGCACGATGACGCCTGGCAAGCGCGCCAGGCGCCGTTGTCGGCGGATAACTCGCAATTGTTCCTGTTCACTTCCCGGGAAAAATGGTTCCCGAGCGGCCCACCGCCCAAGCAGGCCTGA
- a CDS encoding DUF1329 domain-containing protein — MTIQFTLKALCLTLLAAAAPMTLAASAEQAAALGKTLTPFGAEKAGNADGTIPAWDGGYTKVDPAYKPGGKRGDPFAADKPLFSITAQNLAKHADKLSDGTKELFKRFPDTYRIDVYPTRRTAAAPQWVYDNTIKNATRAKLVDSSAGLIPGGAYGGIPFPIPQNGTEAIWNHVLNWRGTSLAMHFRHYLMTADGNQVMTSDGLLSQEMPYYFEEGTPETFAGDYWLVHFVNLGPAIRAGEQILGRENLNGDKSQAHVYLSGQRRVRTLPNACCDTPTPATAGVMSFDELSVWGGRTDRFDWKLVGKQEMYVPYNTNKAQTAGQPQDVLGKHHLNPDYVRWELHRVWVVESTLAAGKRHQLPKGRYYLDEDTWQALLGDRWDASGQLAKTLWSLPSVLPDLPGLVQLSAGFYDLTSGAWFIQNLYAGMPEQYRVVDRYKASEFSPAAMAGRGVR; from the coding sequence ATGACCATTCAGTTCACTCTAAAGGCCTTGTGCTTAACCCTGCTGGCCGCTGCCGCGCCGATGACCCTGGCTGCCAGCGCCGAACAAGCGGCGGCGTTGGGCAAGACCCTGACGCCCTTCGGCGCCGAGAAAGCGGGCAATGCCGACGGCACCATCCCGGCCTGGGACGGTGGCTACACCAAAGTCGATCCGGCCTATAAGCCGGGCGGCAAGCGCGGCGATCCGTTTGCCGCGGACAAACCACTATTCAGCATCACCGCGCAGAACCTGGCAAAGCACGCCGACAAGCTCAGCGACGGAACCAAGGAGCTGTTCAAGCGCTTCCCGGACACCTATCGCATCGATGTCTATCCGACCCGGCGCACGGCTGCCGCGCCGCAGTGGGTCTATGACAACACGATCAAGAATGCGACCCGCGCCAAACTGGTCGACAGCAGTGCCGGTCTGATACCCGGAGGTGCCTATGGTGGTATTCCGTTCCCGATTCCACAGAACGGTACCGAAGCCATATGGAACCACGTGCTGAACTGGCGCGGTACCTCATTGGCGATGCATTTTCGCCACTACCTGATGACCGCGGACGGTAATCAGGTGATGACGAGCGACGGTCTGTTGTCCCAGGAAATGCCCTACTACTTCGAGGAAGGCACGCCAGAAACCTTCGCGGGTGATTATTGGCTGGTGCACTTTGTCAATCTCGGCCCGGCGATTCGTGCCGGCGAGCAGATCCTCGGGCGTGAGAACCTCAACGGCGACAAATCCCAGGCCCATGTCTATTTGAGCGGCCAGCGCCGTGTGCGCACGCTGCCCAACGCCTGCTGCGATACACCTACGCCGGCCACCGCCGGGGTTATGTCATTCGACGAATTGAGCGTGTGGGGGGGACGTACGGACCGGTTCGACTGGAAACTGGTGGGCAAGCAGGAGATGTATGTCCCCTACAACACCAACAAGGCGCAGACCGCTGGCCAGCCGCAAGACGTGTTAGGCAAGCACCATCTGAACCCTGATTACGTGCGCTGGGAGCTGCACCGCGTCTGGGTGGTCGAGTCGACATTGGCGGCGGGCAAGCGCCACCAGTTGCCTAAAGGCCGTTACTACCTCGACGAAGACACCTGGCAGGCCTTGCTTGGCGACCGTTGGGATGCCAGCGGTCAACTGGCCAAGACCCTGTGGTCTCTGCCTTCCGTGCTGCCCGACCTACCAGGTCTGGTGCAACTGTCTGCCGGTTTTTATGACCTGACCTCGGGTGCGTGGTTTATCCAGAACCTCTACGCCGGAATGCCGGAACAGTATCGCGTGGTTGATCGCTACAAGGCCTCGGAGTTCTCGCCAGCGGCGATGGCCGGGCGCGGCGTGCGTTAA
- a CDS encoding FAD-dependent oxidoreductase encodes MNAVRKVLIVGGGIGGLCAAIALRRQGIEVDLVELKAQWTVYGVGIIQQSNVVREMAKLGVLDGYLDAAYAFEDVTINTTAGEQLARIPGQRLAGPEYPANVGISRLALHQVLSETTISLGASIRLGLSVETLEQVGEGIDVLFTDDSRGHYDLVVGADGLYSQMRGLLFGEQYLPRFTGQSVWRYNFPRAAGIDHLATFQGPAGNAGLVPLGHDQMYLFMTSHEPANPRMDAATLATQMRQRLSGFTGLIGELREQITDSDRVVYKPLEVVFVSEPWFRGRVVLIGDAVHATTPHLGQGAGMAIEDAVVLGEELVAGGSVEQQLERFMARRYERCKFISESSVLAGDKEMAHDRSFDRIGLVRRMLEVTAEPI; translated from the coding sequence ATGAACGCAGTGAGAAAGGTGCTTATCGTCGGTGGTGGTATCGGTGGTCTATGCGCCGCAATCGCTTTGCGTCGCCAGGGCATCGAAGTCGATCTTGTCGAGCTCAAGGCGCAGTGGACAGTCTACGGCGTTGGCATCATCCAGCAGAGTAATGTCGTGCGAGAGATGGCCAAGTTGGGTGTGCTGGACGGCTACCTGGACGCCGCCTACGCGTTCGAGGATGTGACCATCAATACCACCGCCGGTGAACAGCTGGCGCGAATCCCTGGCCAGCGCCTGGCCGGCCCCGAGTATCCAGCCAACGTCGGCATTTCGCGCCTGGCCCTGCATCAAGTCCTCAGCGAAACCACCATTTCTCTGGGTGCCTCGATTCGTCTGGGCCTGAGCGTCGAGACGCTGGAGCAGGTGGGCGAGGGCATTGATGTGCTGTTCACCGATGACAGTCGCGGCCATTACGACCTGGTGGTGGGCGCCGATGGCCTGTACTCCCAAATGCGCGGCTTGCTGTTCGGCGAGCAGTACCTGCCGCGCTTCACCGGCCAATCGGTGTGGCGCTACAACTTTCCACGCGCCGCCGGAATCGATCACCTAGCGACCTTCCAGGGCCCCGCCGGCAATGCCGGGCTGGTGCCGCTGGGCCACGACCAGATGTACCTGTTCATGACCTCCCACGAGCCCGCCAACCCCAGGATGGATGCCGCCACGCTGGCGACCCAGATGCGCCAGCGCCTGAGTGGTTTCACCGGGCTTATCGGTGAACTGCGCGAGCAAATAACCGACAGCGACCGGGTGGTCTACAAGCCTCTGGAGGTGGTGTTCGTCAGCGAGCCCTGGTTCCGCGGCCGTGTTGTGCTGATTGGCGATGCGGTGCACGCCACGACGCCGCACCTGGGCCAGGGTGCCGGCATGGCCATCGAGGATGCCGTGGTGCTTGGCGAAGAATTGGTCGCCGGTGGCAGCGTTGAACAGCAGCTCGAACGCTTCATGGCGCGCCGTTATGAGCGCTGCAAATTCATCAGCGAAAGCTCGGTGCTGGCCGGTGACAAGGAAATGGCCCATGACCGCAGCTTCGACCGGATCGGCTTGGTCAGGCGGATGCTCGAAGTCACGGCAGAGCCCATCTGA
- a CDS encoding alpha/beta hydrolase family protein, with amino-acid sequence MFRYFPTNYVWNLSVDLAIEMGARIGEIEEMCAPLQEAAKQPDAAGSKAFRETWANMADKLCGLAEEDEGKGRMLSAGEKYNRAATYYLSCERLQAHGAPGRTELYQRFLHTFQRGIELARENCERVEIPYEGKHISGLLVRAEGVSGPAPILVQVNGLDSTKEMKYRVGLPAWLAKRGVSSLIIDQPGTGEALRLHHLTARFDSEHWASRVVDWLETRDDVDAKRIGLEGVSLGGYYCPRAVAFEPRFACGVVWGANHDWRDVQKRRLEKEGSFPVPHYWSHVAWVWGAKDTDEFMTIAENVHLDGILDRIKVPFLVTHGEKDSQIPLKWAHRTYEQLVNSPKRELKVFTEREGGVQHSSFDNSINAGQYIADWVAEVLRGRTE; translated from the coding sequence ATGTTCCGCTACTTCCCGACCAACTACGTGTGGAATCTTTCCGTCGACCTGGCCATTGAAATGGGCGCCCGTATCGGCGAAATCGAAGAGATGTGCGCGCCGCTGCAAGAGGCCGCCAAACAACCCGACGCCGCCGGTAGCAAGGCCTTCCGTGAGACCTGGGCGAACATGGCCGACAAGCTGTGCGGCCTGGCTGAAGAAGACGAAGGCAAGGGTCGAATGTTGTCTGCCGGTGAAAAATACAACCGCGCCGCAACCTACTACCTGAGCTGCGAACGCCTGCAGGCCCATGGCGCCCCCGGCCGCACGGAGCTGTACCAGCGCTTTCTGCACACCTTCCAACGCGGTATCGAACTGGCACGAGAGAACTGCGAGCGCGTTGAAATCCCTTACGAAGGCAAACACATTTCCGGCCTGCTGGTCCGTGCCGAAGGCGTCAGCGGCCCAGCGCCGATTCTGGTGCAGGTCAATGGACTGGATTCCACCAAAGAAATGAAATACCGCGTCGGCCTGCCCGCCTGGCTGGCCAAACGGGGCGTGTCGTCGTTGATCATCGACCAGCCGGGAACAGGCGAAGCACTGCGCCTGCATCACCTGACGGCGCGTTTCGACAGTGAGCATTGGGCCAGCCGTGTAGTGGACTGGCTGGAAACCCGCGACGATGTCGATGCCAAACGCATTGGCCTGGAAGGTGTGTCACTGGGCGGCTACTACTGTCCACGCGCAGTAGCCTTCGAGCCGCGCTTCGCTTGCGGCGTGGTGTGGGGTGCCAACCATGACTGGCGTGATGTGCAGAAACGTCGCCTGGAAAAGGAAGGCAGCTTTCCGGTGCCGCATTACTGGTCGCATGTGGCCTGGGTATGGGGCGCCAAAGACACCGATGAGTTCATGACCATCGCCGAGAATGTTCATCTGGACGGCATCCTGGATCGCATCAAGGTGCCTTTCCTGGTCACCCACGGTGAAAAGGATTCGCAGATTCCGCTGAAGTGGGCACACCGCACCTACGAACAGTTGGTCAACAGTCCAAAGCGCGAGCTAAAAGTCTTCACCGAACGTGAGGGCGGCGTGCAGCATTCGAGTTTTGATAACAGCATCAATGCTGGTCAGTACATTGCCGACTGGGTCGCTGAAGTGCTCCGCGGCCGTACCGAATGA
- a CDS encoding Rieske (2Fe-2S) protein, translated as MSHDAIVLCRLDELVEGQALGFDPLGTGKDSVFALRHGGEVRVYRNSCPHLEVRLEYRKDRFLSVDGSQIICYAHGARFLPDSGLCVYGPCLGQSLSALRWHAEADWLVLEAGQLEACAP; from the coding sequence ATGAGTCACGACGCCATTGTGCTCTGTCGCCTGGATGAACTGGTCGAAGGGCAGGCCCTCGGGTTCGATCCTCTGGGTACGGGGAAGGACAGCGTATTTGCCCTGCGCCATGGCGGCGAGGTGCGGGTCTATCGCAACAGCTGCCCGCACCTAGAGGTGCGCCTGGAGTACCGCAAGGATCGTTTTCTCAGCGTCGATGGCAGCCAGATCATCTGTTACGCCCATGGCGCCCGGTTCCTTCCAGACAGTGGCCTGTGCGTCTACGGGCCGTGCCTGGGGCAAAGCCTGAGTGCGCTGCGATGGCATGCCGAGGCCGATTGGCTGGTGCTTGAAGCGGGTCAGTTGGAGGCGTGTGCACCTTAA